From a region of the Arachis ipaensis cultivar K30076 chromosome B09, Araip1.1, whole genome shotgun sequence genome:
- the LOC110266369 gene encoding uncharacterized protein LOC110266369, whose amino-acid sequence MGLQNVINISTILINPDMYKNVEFLSRFNVACYEFSTFIPIVSGYLIASVGDDFVDWRVVRSIDQLKKNCEDGIFYVMGTVTEVVDDPNWWYYSCVCGNVVVADDNTYHCDICDSCVEHVVLKYRIIVIVDDGTSSAVFALVDNAATKLFGKTCVEAFCFLAYRERITLRF is encoded by the exons ATGGGCCTACAAAATGTGATTAATATATCTACAATTCTTATAAACCCTGATATGTACAAAAATGTGGAGTTTCTTAGCAG ATTTAATGTTGCATGCTATGAGTTTTCAACATTTATTCCCATTGTATCTGGTTATTTAATAGCCAGTGTTGGTGATGATTTCGTTGACTGGAGAGTTGTTCGATCTATTGATCAACTAAAGAAAAACTGTGAG GATGGAATCTTCTATGTTATGGGAACAGTTACAGAGGTTGTTGATGATCCAAATTGGTGGTATTATTCATGTGTTTGTGGAAATGTTGTTGTTGCTGACGATAATACTTATCATTGTGATATTTGTGACTCATGTGTGGAACATGTGGTTTTAAA GTATAGAATAATTGTCATTGTTGATGATGGAACATCATCTGCAGTATTCGCACTTGTTGATAATGCTGCAACAAAATTGTTTGGGAAAACTTGTGTCGAAGCTTTCTGCTTTCTTGCATATAGAGAAAGAATTACCCTCAGATTCTAA